A single genomic interval of Zunongwangia sp. HGR-M22 harbors:
- a CDS encoding six-hairpin glycosidase, translated as MRLNSKNLRQFTVTVFCAIFVVSVKAQQVDTIKYTGNTLSNIDYHHGQLKPVIGTHAVQIMRASREHPETADDFGWTYNHAPNMAYWNDTFFVQYLSNPVGEHIPPGQSFLITSKDGQNWEKPKTLFPVYSIPDGYKKEGHPAVANDLTSVMHQRMGFYNSLNGKFLALGYYGISMDQHDSPNDGKGIGRVVREIYKDGSFGTIYFIRYNKSWDKSLSEFKFYKKSKDKQFIAACEELLSKPLMMQQWVEEQDRDDPLIPLQEQFKAFSYYHLPDDRLVGLWKHALTSMSLDGGETWEYHPLRAPGFVNKNAKIWGQKTSDEKYATVYNPSEFRWPLAVSTSKDGIVYDDLLLIHGEISTMRYGGNYKSYGPQYVRGILEGNGTPPDGKMWITYSVNKEDIWVASVPVPITATAQTHANEIFDQLPDGKELEKWNYYDLQWASAKIEEKGGKKWLALKDKDAYDYSRAERIIPATKNLWASFTIRTAQNDHGILQIEFQDEKGQPAVRIVFDENGEIKAKAGYRFSKLTDYQDGKDYEIEVRLEPDTRSYMVKINGGDEKRLIFYAPVNKFERIMFRTGEQRYEPTPDSPAANHEDLENPGKEIPETKFYINGLKTEEFQK; from the coding sequence ATGCGATTAAATTCAAAGAATTTAAGGCAATTTACTGTAACGGTATTTTGTGCAATTTTCGTGGTATCTGTTAAAGCACAGCAGGTTGATACTATAAAATATACTGGGAATACGCTTTCCAATATCGATTATCATCACGGGCAGTTGAAACCGGTGATTGGTACGCATGCTGTTCAAATCATGCGCGCCAGCAGGGAACATCCTGAAACCGCAGACGATTTTGGATGGACCTATAATCATGCGCCAAATATGGCCTATTGGAATGATACTTTTTTTGTGCAATATCTAAGTAATCCTGTAGGAGAGCATATTCCGCCGGGACAATCCTTTTTAATAACTTCAAAGGATGGTCAAAATTGGGAAAAACCGAAGACACTTTTTCCAGTGTATTCCATTCCTGACGGTTATAAAAAAGAAGGTCATCCGGCAGTTGCGAATGATCTTACTTCGGTAATGCATCAGCGTATGGGATTTTATAATTCTTTAAATGGTAAATTTCTGGCCTTAGGCTATTATGGGATTTCTATGGATCAGCATGATTCCCCTAATGACGGTAAGGGTATAGGTAGAGTAGTTAGAGAGATCTACAAAGATGGAAGTTTTGGAACTATTTATTTTATTCGATATAATAAAAGCTGGGATAAGTCATTATCAGAATTTAAATTTTATAAAAAAAGTAAAGACAAACAGTTTATTGCAGCCTGTGAAGAATTGCTTTCAAAACCTTTAATGATGCAGCAATGGGTTGAGGAACAGGATCGGGACGATCCGCTTATCCCGTTGCAGGAGCAATTTAAGGCGTTTAGTTACTATCATTTACCAGACGACAGGCTTGTAGGGTTGTGGAAACATGCATTAACTTCCATGAGTCTGGACGGCGGAGAAACTTGGGAATATCACCCCTTACGTGCACCGGGATTTGTGAATAAAAATGCGAAGATCTGGGGCCAAAAAACTTCTGACGAAAAGTATGCAACTGTTTATAATCCATCAGAATTCAGATGGCCTCTTGCGGTTTCTACGAGCAAGGATGGTATTGTTTATGACGATCTTTTATTAATTCATGGAGAAATTTCTACCATGCGTTATGGCGGAAACTACAAATCGTACGGCCCACAATATGTAAGGGGAATTCTAGAAGGCAATGGTACGCCGCCAGATGGTAAAATGTGGATCACTTACAGTGTAAATAAAGAAGATATTTGGGTTGCTTCTGTTCCGGTTCCAATTACTGCGACCGCACAAACTCATGCAAATGAAATATTTGACCAGCTTCCAGATGGGAAAGAATTGGAAAAATGGAATTATTATGATTTGCAATGGGCTTCAGCAAAAATTGAGGAAAAAGGGGGTAAGAAATGGCTGGCTTTGAAAGATAAAGATGCTTATGATTATTCCAGGGCAGAACGAATTATTCCTGCTACCAAAAACCTGTGGGCGTCCTTTACCATTCGCACAGCTCAGAATGATCACGGAATTTTACAAATTGAATTTCAGGATGAGAAAGGGCAACCTGCGGTAAGAATCGTTTTTGATGAAAATGGTGAAATAAAGGCTAAAGCAGGATACAGGTTTAGTAAATTAACAGATTACCAAGACGGAAAAGACTATGAAATTGAGGTTCGCCTGGAGCCAGATACCAGATCTTATATGGTGAAAATTAATGGCGGTGACGAAAAGCGCTTAATTTTTTATGCTCCGGTAAATAAATTTGAAAGAATCATGTTTAGAACGGGAGAGCAAAGATATGAGCCTACGCCAGATAGTCCCGCGGCCAATCATGAGGATCTGGAAAATCCGGGAAAAGAGATTCCTGAAACTAAATTTTATATCAACGGATTAAAAACTGAAGAATTTCAGAAATAG
- a CDS encoding glycoside hydrolase family 43 protein, with protein sequence MMKKAFLLVCIIVAFSCKDKEPKGDNSEGEPTTEAVQKKESDSVYLYTSFREPADEGLYLAFSEDGYKWENLGGPYLKPTVGKSKIMRDPSVVKGKGSTYHMVWTTDWRGGNGFGYASTTDFMNWSEPKMIPVMAHEPDVVNVWAPEVFYDEPRDRFIILWASTIPFRYEKGEEEEENNHRMYYTTTKDFKEFSKTELLMNAGFSMIDCVIVKRAKDDYVLIIKDNTRPNRNLKVAFGSDPLGPYKDITKPFTDFLTEGPAVIQQDGKYIIYYDHYGEKSFGAVETEDFQQFKDISDQIKLPEGHKHGTITRISKNVLNSLISKSEELK encoded by the coding sequence ATGATGAAAAAAGCATTTCTATTGGTTTGTATAATTGTTGCATTTTCCTGTAAAGACAAAGAGCCAAAAGGTGATAATTCTGAAGGTGAACCAACAACAGAGGCAGTTCAGAAAAAGGAATCAGACTCGGTATATCTTTATACCAGTTTCAGGGAGCCGGCAGATGAAGGTCTTTATTTAGCCTTCAGTGAAGATGGTTATAAGTGGGAAAACCTTGGAGGCCCTTATTTAAAACCAACGGTTGGTAAAAGTAAAATTATGCGTGATCCTTCCGTAGTAAAAGGAAAAGGTAGCACCTACCATATGGTTTGGACAACCGACTGGCGGGGCGGAAATGGATTTGGGTATGCCAGTACAACCGATTTTATGAACTGGAGCGAACCGAAAATGATTCCGGTAATGGCCCATGAACCTGATGTGGTGAACGTTTGGGCACCCGAAGTTTTCTATGATGAACCACGTGATCGATTTATCATTTTATGGGCGTCTACCATACCCTTTCGCTATGAGAAGGGAGAGGAAGAAGAGGAGAATAATCATCGTATGTATTATACCACCACCAAAGATTTTAAAGAGTTCTCAAAAACAGAGCTTTTAATGAATGCAGGTTTTAGTATGATAGACTGCGTGATCGTAAAAAGAGCGAAAGATGATTATGTTCTTATCATTAAAGATAACACACGTCCCAATCGAAATTTAAAAGTCGCTTTTGGTTCAGATCCGTTGGGACCTTATAAAGATATTACAAAGCCTTTTACTGATTTTCTTACCGAAGGTCCTGCCGTGATACAACAGGATGGGAAATATATTATTTATTACGATCATTATGGTGAGAAAAGCTTTGGTGCAGTTGAGACTGAAGACTTTCAGCAGTTTAAAGATATAAGTGATCAAATAAAACTTCCTGAAGGTCATAAACATGGGACAATAACCCGTATTTCAAAAAATGTTCTCAATAGCTTAATTTCCAAAAGTGAAGAATTAAAATAA
- a CDS encoding glycoside hydrolase family 28 protein — protein MFKNVQLVICLLLPMVSFAQADWINIAEKRKNVQDSVITDVIQSAINEASEKGGGTVYFPAGDYLTGALRMKSNITLHLDAGAMLRFSDDFNDYLPFVEMRWEGTVMKNFSPLIYAYEVENIAITGRGTIDGQGRKWWLELYRIETAEEKPPRTKFQKMWVEQNKGLETSDYYQRTMSWEFFRPPLFQAYRSNNILIEGVTIQNSPFWTVNPAFCNNIKITGVTIFNPESPNTDGINPTSCRNVHISDSHISVGDDCITIKSGRDADGRKWATPTENVTITNCTMLSGHGGVVIGSEMSGGIKKITISNCVFDGTDRGIRLKTARGRGGVVEDIRVSNIVMNNIQQQAIMMNMFYDHNETIEPVTERTPTFRNIHFSGITGKNIKNAGRIAGIEEMPVENISFSDIDFEAEEGFYISVAKNVEFHDVSVTTKKGPSFEILNSQNIVLDNVETEEPLENTPVIKIENINNLLLTNTAMFQPMNYFLSVSGEETKNIYLQNTILPNAKTIVKKGSKVSENSILQTQK, from the coding sequence ATGTTTAAAAATGTTCAACTAGTGATATGTTTACTGCTACCGATGGTAAGTTTTGCTCAGGCAGATTGGATTAATATTGCTGAAAAAAGAAAAAATGTCCAGGATTCTGTAATAACTGATGTCATACAGTCAGCCATTAACGAAGCATCTGAAAAAGGAGGTGGAACCGTTTATTTTCCCGCCGGTGATTATCTTACCGGTGCACTTCGCATGAAGAGTAATATTACATTGCATCTGGATGCCGGTGCTATGTTACGTTTTTCTGATGACTTCAATGATTATCTACCCTTTGTAGAAATGCGATGGGAAGGAACGGTGATGAAGAATTTTTCACCGCTCATATATGCTTATGAAGTTGAAAATATCGCCATAACCGGAAGGGGAACCATCGATGGCCAGGGAAGAAAATGGTGGCTCGAATTATATCGTATTGAAACTGCGGAAGAAAAACCGCCCAGAACCAAATTTCAGAAAATGTGGGTAGAGCAGAATAAAGGCCTGGAGACTTCTGATTATTACCAGAGAACCATGAGTTGGGAATTCTTTCGACCCCCGTTATTTCAGGCGTATCGTTCTAATAATATTTTAATAGAAGGGGTGACTATTCAAAATAGTCCGTTTTGGACGGTAAATCCGGCATTTTGTAATAACATCAAGATCACCGGTGTAACCATATTTAATCCGGAATCACCAAATACTGATGGCATTAATCCAACTTCATGTAGAAATGTTCATATTTCAGACAGTCATATTAGCGTAGGGGATGATTGTATCACCATCAAATCTGGTCGCGATGCTGATGGTCGAAAATGGGCTACACCCACGGAAAATGTAACCATTACAAATTGCACCATGTTAAGTGGTCATGGCGGTGTGGTAATAGGCAGTGAAATGAGCGGGGGAATCAAGAAAATAACTATTTCCAATTGTGTTTTTGATGGAACAGATCGCGGAATTCGGTTAAAAACTGCTCGTGGTCGCGGTGGCGTAGTAGAAGACATTCGCGTTTCCAACATCGTGATGAATAATATTCAGCAACAGGCAATTATGATGAATATGTTTTACGATCACAACGAAACCATCGAGCCGGTTACTGAAAGAACGCCAACATTTAGGAACATCCATTTTTCAGGAATTACAGGTAAGAATATTAAAAATGCCGGACGAATTGCCGGAATAGAAGAAATGCCAGTTGAAAATATCTCTTTTTCAGATATCGATTTTGAGGCAGAGGAAGGTTTTTATATTTCTGTAGCGAAAAATGTAGAGTTTCATGATGTTTCGGTAACAACAAAAAAAGGTCCTTCGTTCGAAATTTTAAATTCTCAAAATATTGTTCTGGATAACGTGGAAACGGAAGAACCACTGGAGAATACGCCGGTGATTAAGATCGAAAATATCAATAATTTACTGCTTACAAATACCGCCATGTTTCAGCCTATGAATTATTTTCTTTCGGTCTCCGGAGAAGAAACTAAAAACATATATCTACAGAATACCATTCTTCCGAATGCAAAAACTATTGTAAAAAAGGGAAGTAAAGTTTCTGAAAATTCAATCCTACAAACTCAAAAATGA
- a CDS encoding glycoside hydrolase family 140 protein: MIKRILSKCLPIALLLIAFSACNDKRKNKKNEPAEVEKDTALTALSISENQRYFQQENGEPFFWLGDTGWLMFNRLDRDQIKHYIEDRKEKKFNVIQAMVLHTLEAVNVYQDSALMNKNVAEPVLTDGAKASDSLQYDFWDHIDYAVKTAEENNIYMALVPVWGGNIKDVTIEEAREYGKFLAERYKEQKNIIWLVGGDTFGNEYTDVWNALGESLDQDKLITFHPRGRHDSSDWFHNASWLDFNMFQSGHRTYDQDDTERNYGEDNWRYVKTDYNLKPVKPTLDGEPSYEGIPYGLHDTLQPFWKAHEIRRYAYWSVFAGAAGFTYGHSAVMQMHRPEDKTGAYGNKKIWTEALEDPGAKQMQYLKELMLNYPYFDRKPDSALVVNSGERYDYLPATSGDAYSMIYTYNGRTIEIDVKKLQFDDFEAYWFDPRTGKKSEIKKLPKIQNGMITFDPEGEKEAGNDWVLILEKKA; encoded by the coding sequence ATGATCAAAAGAATACTTTCCAAATGTCTTCCCATCGCGCTTTTACTGATTGCATTTTCAGCCTGTAATGATAAGCGAAAAAATAAGAAAAATGAACCAGCCGAAGTTGAAAAAGATACTGCATTAACGGCCTTATCAATTTCCGAGAATCAACGGTATTTTCAGCAAGAAAATGGCGAACCTTTTTTCTGGCTAGGCGATACCGGCTGGCTTATGTTTAACAGGTTGGATCGTGACCAGATCAAGCACTATATCGAAGATAGAAAGGAAAAGAAATTCAATGTTATCCAGGCTATGGTGCTGCACACTTTAGAAGCGGTAAACGTTTACCAGGATAGTGCCCTGATGAATAAGAATGTGGCCGAGCCTGTGCTTACGGATGGTGCTAAAGCTTCAGATTCTTTACAGTATGATTTTTGGGATCATATTGACTACGCGGTAAAAACTGCGGAAGAAAATAATATTTACATGGCGCTGGTGCCGGTATGGGGTGGAAATATTAAAGATGTCACCATAGAAGAGGCCAGGGAATATGGTAAGTTTCTGGCTGAAAGATACAAGGAACAGAAAAATATAATTTGGCTAGTTGGTGGAGACACTTTTGGAAATGAATACACCGATGTTTGGAATGCGTTGGGAGAAAGCCTGGACCAGGATAAGCTCATTACTTTTCACCCAAGGGGAAGGCATGATTCTTCAGATTGGTTTCATAATGCCAGCTGGCTGGATTTTAACATGTTTCAATCTGGTCACCGAACCTACGATCAAGATGATACCGAAAGAAATTACGGGGAGGATAACTGGCGCTACGTAAAAACAGATTATAATTTAAAACCTGTGAAACCAACGCTTGATGGAGAACCTTCTTATGAAGGGATACCTTACGGGCTGCACGATACGCTACAACCTTTCTGGAAAGCCCATGAAATTAGACGTTATGCATACTGGTCTGTTTTTGCCGGTGCAGCCGGGTTTACCTATGGTCATAGTGCGGTTATGCAAATGCACCGCCCGGAAGATAAAACCGGTGCCTATGGTAACAAAAAAATATGGACAGAAGCACTTGAGGATCCAGGAGCAAAGCAAATGCAATATCTCAAGGAGCTTATGCTGAATTATCCTTATTTCGATAGGAAGCCAGATTCTGCCCTGGTTGTAAACAGCGGCGAGCGTTATGATTACCTGCCCGCAACCAGTGGCGATGCTTACTCGATGATCTATACTTACAATGGTAGAACTATTGAAATAGATGTAAAAAAGCTACAATTTGACGACTTCGAAGCCTATTGGTTTGATCCTCGAACAGGAAAAAAATCGGAGATAAAAAAACTGCCGAAGATTCAGAATGGGATGATTACTTTCGATCCTGAAGGTGAAAAAGAAGCGGGTAATGACTGGGTATTAATTCTTGAAAAGAAAGCATAA
- a CDS encoding DUF6298 domain-containing protein, producing MKIQKNVAVFFIILNTFLQIHAQQQYADIGRDKSGNITYIADQSGNQIPDFSYAGYKMSSEEIPNIAAKVTISPIDGDATQTIQEAVDYVSNLKPNKNGFRGAVVLEQGVFKINGTVYLKTSGVVLRGSGNIENGTTLLGTGVKREAMIRVLGKKDFKITDSLKLSNDVVSLGAKEISVNSNKLSSGDQIFLQLKMDQQFVDTLQMNNFGAETGWIGWKPEDWDISWDRKITGTNSGKLQLSAPITMSLNPQKDNIHVLKYEWPGRVENIGIENLKIQSEYNQDNPKDEQHRWLGISIENARNVWARRLNFENMAGGAVHILKTSSQVTIEDCISEHPVSEIAAFRRHTFYTEGQQTLFQRCYSEFGYHDFAVGGYGTTGPNAFVQCEAYLPYSFSGAIGSWVTGILFDVVTIDGDALSFANQGQLGRGSGWTAANSVIWESSASMMQVPNPPIAQNWAFGVWGQYSGNGHWKEVNSHISPRSLFYAQLYKRLGSSSMQADILEIGSEPSSSPTLEAAEELTQEAENVQIELKDWISKVNERRPIRFKNAGAQSFQNLKLPKTGVTANTNNKIVLKNGMLTFKDKLLAGKHFSVMWWRGSLRDDDVRKSTPHITRFAPGRRGLGLTDNLEETVAWLKQNNMVALDHNYGLWYERRMDDHERVRRYDTDTWPPFYEQPFARSGKGTAWDHLSKYDLTKYNTWYWSRLQRYAQLAEKEGQMLFHQQYFQHNILEAGAHWSSSPWRSANNINETGFPEPAPYAGDKRIFMARQFYDVTNEKRKSLHKAYIEKSLENFKNESSAIQFTSAEYTGPLHFTEFWVDIIKDWESKNENQAYIGLSATKDVQDAILKNEERAAVIDVIDIKYWYYRQNGETYAPEGGKNLAPRQHARKMENGKESDQSVYRAIREYRERFPEKAVLYNTNGAPRFGWAQLMATASLPSIPEVDLEQFYSEIPKMTFAENETFESDQWTLQNIGKAYLIYLNEDSSFSVDLSDSKGKYQVYTIDTETGKTEKKEIIKAGSEINMEPGANERLFFIVKI from the coding sequence ATGAAAATTCAAAAGAACGTTGCCGTCTTTTTTATAATTTTGAATACTTTCCTGCAAATTCATGCTCAGCAGCAATACGCTGATATTGGTAGGGATAAAAGTGGTAACATCACCTATATCGCTGATCAATCTGGTAATCAGATTCCTGATTTTTCCTATGCCGGTTATAAAATGTCTTCCGAAGAAATTCCAAATATTGCGGCGAAGGTTACTATTTCACCTATCGATGGTGATGCCACTCAAACTATACAGGAGGCGGTAGATTACGTTTCTAATTTAAAACCTAACAAAAACGGATTTCGCGGTGCAGTGGTTCTGGAACAAGGAGTCTTTAAAATCAATGGGACGGTGTATTTAAAAACTTCCGGAGTTGTTCTACGTGGATCTGGAAATATTGAAAACGGCACAACACTACTGGGAACCGGGGTAAAGCGGGAAGCGATGATTCGGGTTTTGGGTAAAAAGGATTTTAAAATTACCGACAGTCTTAAACTTTCTAATGATGTTGTTTCGCTGGGAGCAAAAGAAATCAGTGTGAATTCAAATAAATTGAGTTCCGGGGATCAGATTTTTCTTCAGCTAAAGATGGATCAGCAATTTGTAGACACGCTGCAAATGAACAATTTTGGAGCTGAAACTGGTTGGATTGGATGGAAACCCGAGGATTGGGATATAAGCTGGGATCGTAAAATTACAGGAACGAATTCTGGTAAACTTCAATTAAGCGCACCAATTACCATGAGTTTAAACCCTCAAAAAGATAATATTCACGTATTAAAATATGAGTGGCCCGGGAGAGTTGAAAATATTGGTATTGAAAATTTAAAAATTCAATCGGAATATAATCAGGATAATCCAAAGGACGAACAACATCGGTGGTTGGGAATTTCCATAGAAAACGCCAGAAATGTTTGGGCGAGAAGACTGAATTTTGAAAATATGGCCGGAGGAGCCGTACACATTTTGAAAACGAGCAGCCAGGTTACTATCGAAGACTGTATTTCAGAACATCCGGTTTCTGAAATTGCGGCTTTTAGAAGACATACTTTTTATACTGAAGGGCAGCAAACCCTTTTTCAACGTTGTTATTCAGAATTTGGGTATCATGATTTTGCCGTTGGTGGTTATGGAACTACAGGTCCTAATGCCTTTGTGCAGTGTGAAGCCTATTTGCCATACAGTTTTTCTGGTGCGATAGGAAGCTGGGTTACAGGTATTCTTTTTGACGTAGTGACCATAGATGGTGATGCATTGAGTTTTGCAAATCAGGGCCAATTGGGCAGGGGTTCGGGCTGGACGGCTGCCAACTCAGTCATATGGGAAAGTTCGGCATCTATGATGCAAGTACCAAATCCTCCAATAGCTCAAAACTGGGCATTTGGAGTATGGGGACAATATTCCGGGAATGGCCATTGGAAAGAAGTAAACAGTCATATTTCACCAAGAAGTTTATTTTATGCCCAACTTTATAAAAGATTAGGATCTTCAAGTATGCAGGCTGATATTCTTGAAATTGGAAGCGAACCCTCTTCGAGTCCAACATTAGAAGCTGCTGAAGAACTTACCCAGGAAGCCGAAAATGTGCAAATAGAATTAAAAGATTGGATCTCAAAAGTAAACGAGCGCAGACCTATTCGTTTTAAAAATGCTGGTGCGCAGAGTTTTCAGAATCTAAAATTACCGAAAACAGGAGTAACAGCTAACACTAATAATAAAATAGTCCTTAAAAACGGGATGCTTACGTTTAAAGACAAATTGCTTGCAGGTAAACATTTTTCGGTCATGTGGTGGCGAGGAAGTTTACGTGATGATGATGTTCGAAAATCTACACCGCATATTACCCGTTTTGCACCCGGTAGAAGAGGTCTTGGTTTAACTGATAATTTAGAAGAAACGGTAGCCTGGCTAAAGCAAAATAACATGGTAGCGCTAGATCATAATTACGGTTTGTGGTATGAACGACGTATGGATGATCATGAGCGGGTACGAAGATATGATACCGATACCTGGCCTCCTTTTTACGAGCAGCCTTTTGCCCGTAGCGGGAAAGGAACCGCCTGGGACCATCTAAGCAAATACGATCTTACTAAATACAATACCTGGTACTGGTCTCGCTTACAGCGTTATGCTCAACTGGCTGAAAAGGAAGGGCAGATGTTATTCCATCAGCAATATTTTCAACATAACATTCTGGAAGCCGGTGCTCACTGGTCCAGTTCACCTTGGCGCTCTGCTAATAATATCAACGAAACCGGTTTTCCGGAGCCGGCACCTTATGCAGGCGATAAAAGAATTTTCATGGCTCGACAGTTTTACGATGTCACCAATGAGAAAAGAAAGTCTTTACATAAAGCATATATTGAAAAGTCCCTGGAAAATTTCAAAAATGAAAGTAGCGCCATTCAGTTTACCAGTGCCGAATACACCGGTCCCCTTCATTTTACCGAATTCTGGGTAGATATAATAAAAGACTGGGAAAGCAAAAATGAAAACCAGGCTTATATTGGTCTTAGTGCTACCAAAGATGTACAGGATGCTATTTTGAAAAACGAAGAAAGAGCAGCTGTGATTGATGTGATCGATATTAAATATTGGTACTACCGCCAGAACGGCGAAACTTATGCTCCGGAAGGTGGTAAAAATCTGGCACCAAGACAGCACGCCAGGAAGATGGAAAATGGTAAAGAATCCGATCAATCAGTTTACAGAGCGATAAGGGAGTATAGAGAACGGTTTCCTGAAAAAGCAGTGCTTTATAATACCAATGGTGCGCCTCGTTTTGGCTGGGCGCAGCTTATGGCAACTGCTTCGCTTCCATCCATTCCTGAAGTGGATCTGGAGCAGTTTTATTCAGAAATTCCAAAAATGACTTTTGCGGAAAATGAAACTTTTGAAAGTGATCAATGGACACTTCAGAATATAGGAAAAGCTTATCTAATTTACCTGAATGAGGACAGCTCTTTTTCGGTAGATCTTTCAGATTCTAAGGGAAAATACCAGGTTTATACCATCGATACCGAAACCGGAAAAACCGAAAAAAAAGAAATTATAAAAGCAGGTTCAGAAATAAATATGGAGCCTGGTGCTAATGAACGTTTATTTTTTATAGTCAAGATTTAA
- a CDS encoding pectate lyase family protein, translated as MLYRPIYSTIIILFNLISFVSLAQYPEIPEEMQAKTDAWMTSEEERLQELWDNKIYDIVRAEAKKGRPYIPWGSHPGDFIKAEIPAFPGAEGGGSFTPGGRGGKVFVVTSLADSGAGTLREACEAGGARTIVFNVAGIIQLEKPISIRAPYVTIAGQTAPGDGVCIAGETFAIDTHDVIIRHMRFRRGATDVTRRDDALGGSPMGNIMIDHVSASWGLDENMSLYRNMFKANKNSDREKLPTSNLTIQNSISSEGLDTYNHAFGSTIGGLNSTFVRNLWANNISRNPSIGMYGSFNFVNNVLFNWWNRSIDGGDYRSQFNIINNYFKPGPITPKDQPISYRILKPESGYLDPKTYGRAYVAGNVVEGNPDVTQDNWNGGVQLEDISEDEKNDRFEYIKQDKMFSMQNVEMMAAEEAYDFVLDNAGATLPKRDAVDERVIKMVRTGEINAPDGLETKIGTEFINRRLPADSYKKGIITRPEQVGGYPEYKGKPYTDSDSDGIPDAWEKKFGLNPNDASDAVGDINGDGYTNIEKYINGIDPTKKVDWTNFDNNVDTLAKLDGGLSQYKK; from the coding sequence ATGCTTTATAGACCTATCTATTCAACAATTATTATCTTGTTTAATCTAATATCATTCGTTTCACTGGCTCAGTATCCAGAAATCCCAGAGGAAATGCAGGCTAAGACTGATGCCTGGATGACTAGTGAAGAAGAACGTTTGCAAGAATTATGGGATAATAAAATTTACGATATCGTTAGAGCTGAGGCAAAGAAGGGAAGACCTTATATTCCTTGGGGGTCTCATCCTGGAGATTTTATAAAAGCTGAGATTCCGGCATTTCCCGGCGCAGAAGGTGGAGGTTCTTTTACACCGGGTGGTCGAGGAGGAAAAGTATTTGTAGTAACCAGTTTAGCAGATAGCGGTGCAGGAACTCTAAGGGAAGCTTGCGAAGCCGGTGGCGCGCGAACCATCGTTTTTAACGTGGCAGGAATCATTCAGCTTGAAAAACCCATCAGTATTCGGGCACCTTATGTAACAATTGCGGGGCAAACAGCTCCCGGAGATGGCGTTTGTATAGCTGGAGAGACTTTTGCGATCGATACGCATGATGTAATCATTAGGCATATGCGATTTCGTAGAGGAGCTACGGATGTGACCCGTAGAGATGATGCTCTGGGCGGCTCACCAATGGGAAATATAATGATCGATCATGTTTCAGCGAGCTGGGGACTTGATGAAAATATGTCTCTTTACCGAAATATGTTTAAAGCAAATAAAAACTCCGATAGGGAGAAATTGCCTACCTCAAATTTAACCATTCAGAATAGTATTTCTTCCGAAGGTCTTGACACCTATAATCATGCCTTCGGAAGTACGATTGGCGGTCTTAACAGTACATTTGTTCGTAATCTTTGGGCAAACAATATCTCGCGGAACCCATCAATAGGGATGTACGGAAGTTTTAATTTTGTAAATAATGTGCTTTTCAACTGGTGGAACAGGTCTATTGATGGTGGGGATTACCGCTCTCAATTTAATATTATCAATAATTATTTTAAACCCGGGCCTATTACGCCAAAGGATCAACCAATCAGTTACCGTATTCTGAAACCGGAATCGGGATATCTGGACCCTAAAACTTATGGTAGGGCATACGTAGCTGGAAATGTAGTGGAAGGTAATCCTGATGTTACACAGGACAACTGGAATGGAGGAGTGCAACTGGAAGATATTTCAGAAGATGAAAAAAATGATCGCTTCGAATACATTAAGCAGGATAAAATGTTCTCTATGCAAAATGTAGAAATGATGGCTGCGGAAGAGGCATATGATTTCGTTCTTGATAATGCAGGTGCAACTCTTCCAAAGCGTGATGCTGTAGACGAAAGAGTGATAAAAATGGTTAGGACGGGCGAGATTAATGCCCCTGATGGATTGGAAACAAAAATTGGTACAGAATTCATCAATAGAAGACTTCCAGCCGATTCTTATAAAAAAGGAATTATTACCAGACCCGAGCAGGTTGGCGGATACCCGGAATATAAAGGTAAACCTTATACCGATTCTGATAGTGATGGGATACCAGATGCCTGGGAAAAGAAATTTGGATTGAATCCAAACGATGCGTCAGATGCTGTTGGAGATATTAATGGCGATGGATACACCAATATTGAAAAATATATCAACGGCATAGATCCAACTAAAAAAGTAGACTGGACCAACTTTGATAATAACGTAGATACCCTGGCTAAACTAGATGGTGGGTTGAGTCAGTATAAAAAATAA